acaaacacaaacaagtttaCATTGTTTTGTTTCTGCACTCCCAACTCAATCATCAAACCAATCTCTGTAAGTGCTCTATATAACATTACTCTCATTTTATTGCACTTTTCTATAACATTTTCTTGATCTATATTTGTATATCTTGTTACTATtaacttcttcatcatcatcgatAAATTTCAATATAATAATGTAGATCTACGAAATGCTATAGATTTCTTTTTTTCATTCTCACTGCATCGTGTTTTGTTTCTGGTAGTGATGTGATGAACAATCTTGATTCAGTTTTGGTATATTTTGTATTTGCTTAGAAAATGAGAGGGGGCTTGTGGCAACTTGGCCAATCAATCACCCGCCGTCTGGCCAATGGAGGTGATAAGAAAGAGGTTGTACGAAGGTGTTTCGCGACAGAATCTGAGTTGAAGAAGACAGTTCTGTATGACTTCCATGTTGCTCATGGTGGAAAGATGGTTCCATTTGCTGGTTGGAGTATGCCTATTCAATACAAAGACTCAATCATTGATTCGACGTTAAACTGTAGACAGAACGGGAGTCTTTTCGATGTTTCTCATATGTGTGGTCTTAGTCTCAAGGGAAAGGATGTTATTTCATTCCTTGAGAAGTTAGTGATTGCTGATGTTGCTTCTCTTGCTAACGGAACTGGGACATTGACTGTTTTCACTAATGAAAAGGGAGGGGCTATCGATGATTCCGTGATTACTAAGGTGACGGATGATCATCTTTACTTGGTTGTCAATGCTGGGTGTAGAGATAAAGATTTGGCTCATATTGAGGAGCATATGAAGGCATTCAAGGCCAAAGGTGGTGATGTCTCGTGGCATATTCACGATGACAGATCTCTACTTGCTCTGCAGGTCATTTATCACACACTTTTAACTCGTTTTGTTTGTTTGATATATAATACCGATCTCTTGCTTCTGCATTTTAATTGTTAAGATCTATAGCATTGTATGTTTTGGTTCTTCCCCGTGTCACTCGGAATGGCTGTATTTGTTCCAGAATCTAGACACTAAAACAATGATCATTAGAAATTATTCCTATACACTGTAATGTGGCCTGCACTGCACACTACCATGTGTATCTTTTGGTGTAGTTAGTGTTGTCAAGTAGTGGATAGAACATAGTGAAATTTGAACAAAATGCTACTGTTGTGCAATACGCTATTTGGTACGAAGTGTTACCAAATATGATGCTATATCAATGTTGCGTAGTGGAGTTTTAATATACTTTTGTAATTCCGCGATTGACAGCATGAAGTATAGTTGTGGCACATTGTCTATTGTGGTCATAAAATGATTCTAATTCACTTCTTCAGGTGGTTTGTACGAGGGTTCTTAAGTTTTCGAAGGCTCTATGTAGGTTAGCCACAATTTAGCTGTGGCAAAACAAAAGGAGCCCTATTTTGCCATGGTTTAACCGTGACTAATATTTTATAAGGCCCTATTTAGCCACGATTTAACTATGTCTAATATTGCGTCTTATTCAGTAGCCtgccttgcacgccctcaaagacgccCTGGTTTGTATCCATGTTAAAGTTGACAAATAATTGATGGGGTTTTAAATTAATGATTTGCACCTAATCGTAATTAACACTAATgaagttttcttcttttctctGGAAGCAGGGCCCTCTTGCTGCTCCTGTTCTTCAACATCTGACTAAAGAGGATTTGAGCAAGCTATACTTTGGGGAGTTCCGTGTGTTGGAGATCAATGGCTCGCAGTGCTTTCTCACTCGGACAGGGTATGCTTCATTTTCAAATGTGTGGTTTTATCCAATTGGCTGTTCAATGCATACATAATAACTCATTCTTTAATGAGACTATCAGGTACACTGGTGAAGATGGATTTGAGATCTCAGTTCCATCAGAGCACGGACTTGAACTTGCCAAGGCACTGCTAGAAAAATCCGAAGGGAAAATAAGATTGACAGGACTCGGTGCTAGAGACAGTCTACGTCTCGAAGCTGGATTGTGCTTATACGGAAATGACTTGGAACAGCACATTACACCTATTGAAGCCGGACTGACATGGGCCATAGGTAAGAGAAGGAGAGCAGAAGGTGGTTTCCTAGGCGCCGATGTTATCCTGAAACAGCTCGCAGATGGTCCTTCCATTAGGCGTGTCGGTTTCATTTCTTCCGGTCCACCTCCAAGAAGCCACAGCGAGATTCAAGATGAAGGAGGCAACAACATTGGTGAAGTGACCAGTGGTGGATTCAGTCCTTGTCTCAAGAAGAACATAGCTATTGGATATGTCAAATCTGGATTGCACAAAGCAGGTACCAAAGTAAAGATCGTTATTCGAGGTAAGCAGAATGAAGGAGTTGTCACGAAAATGCCGTTTGTACCCACAAAATACTACAAGCCTTCGTAGTTTGCTGCAGCATTTCTCCTTTCTTGACTAATTTTCCTATAAACTGAGTGTTACATAAATGTTAATGTCATTATTATGTTTCTCATGTCAAGTACAAGGCTTCATCTTGATTAATAACTCAATTTCATTTCAAACATGTATTGCTTGAACTTGATGTTATCAtgaattttttcaatattttcctGTGTGTTCTGTGCTAAAGTAAGTAGAACAATATATTATAGACAGGCAAGACTATTTTGAGGCCTGTTTTTCATTCATTAAATAGTAGCTAATGATATAAGACTAAATCTGAATAATATAATAAGGTTGAAAAAACATTATAGGTGAGAAGATCGAGTCATTGTATGCCTTTAAATCAGGGAATAATAAGTTGCTCTTGTTGAATAGCTTCATAAGTTTGAAGTATAAGAAGGAGACTTCTATTTCGGATCACTTGAGTGAATTTCAAGGGCTCTTTGATCAGATATCAGGAATGAGTATTAAATTTGATGATGAACTTTTGAGACTATTTCTATTGCTATATTTATTAGTCTTGGGAGACGTTTTGGATTTATATTACAAATTCTGCTCGTAGAGGTGTTGTTTCTTTAAACATGACTAAGGATGATATTCTTAATGAGGAGATGAGAATGAAGGTACGTGGTTCTTCATCTCAATCAGAGGTACTTGCCATTGAAAATAGAGGAGAAGTCGGAAAAAGTAATCGAAGGGTGGTAGAGAGAATAGCAGAAGCAAGTCCAAGCCACGATACAAGAATATAAAGTGTCAATATTGTCACAAAATAGG
The DNA window shown above is from Vicia villosa cultivar HV-30 ecotype Madison, WI unplaced genomic scaffold, Vvil1.0 ctg.001829F_1_1, whole genome shotgun sequence and carries:
- the LOC131636760 gene encoding aminomethyltransferase, mitochondrial, with the protein product MRGGLWQLGQSITRRLANGGDKKEVVRRCFATESELKKTVLYDFHVAHGGKMVPFAGWSMPIQYKDSIIDSTLNCRQNGSLFDVSHMCGLSLKGKDVISFLEKLVIADVASLANGTGTLTVFTNEKGGAIDDSVITKVTDDHLYLVVNAGCRDKDLAHIEEHMKAFKAKGGDVSWHIHDDRSLLALQGPLAAPVLQHLTKEDLSKLYFGEFRVLEINGSQCFLTRTGYTGEDGFEISVPSEHGLELAKALLEKSEGKIRLTGLGARDSLRLEAGLCLYGNDLEQHITPIEAGLTWAIGKRRRAEGGFLGADVILKQLADGPSIRRVGFISSGPPPRSHSEIQDEGGNNIGEVTSGGFSPCLKKNIAIGYVKSGLHKAGTKVKIVIRGKQNEGVVTKMPFVPTKYYKPS